A section of the Agrobacterium tumefaciens genome encodes:
- a CDS encoding aminoglycoside phosphotransferase family protein: MSDAAPSFPASWNIEAAKEIADTPAGVVYELMRSNGSLAVAKVLKKKALKDSLRGADFIEWRAGVGCVELLDRSDDILLMEHAGTETLRDVLFRDGDDDAATEIAAEVLLRYHQPSDQPPPSSLLTLPLYFESLFRKAEQDRTDGVDSPYIEGAALAQALIDRQRDIKPLHGDLHHENIMRSERGWIIIDPAGLIGDAALDVANMFSNPLDRFDLTRSEARIASMAAIFAKALQRDERLLLQYAFAYGCLSAAWHDEDGNAEERDNELAVAAAIKNVLRQF; the protein is encoded by the coding sequence ATGAGTGATGCCGCCCCATCTTTTCCGGCCTCGTGGAATATCGAGGCCGCAAAAGAGATTGCCGATACGCCGGCAGGGGTGGTGTACGAGCTTATGCGCAGCAACGGCTCCCTTGCCGTCGCCAAGGTTCTGAAGAAAAAAGCCTTGAAGGACAGCCTTCGCGGCGCGGATTTCATCGAATGGCGCGCCGGTGTCGGCTGCGTCGAACTGCTCGACCGCTCCGATGACATTCTGCTGATGGAACATGCCGGCACGGAAACCCTTCGCGACGTGCTGTTCCGGGACGGCGACGACGATGCCGCAACGGAAATCGCCGCCGAGGTCCTGCTCCGATATCACCAGCCTTCCGATCAGCCGCCGCCGTCCAGCCTACTGACGCTGCCGCTCTATTTCGAAAGCCTGTTCCGCAAGGCCGAACAGGACCGTACTGACGGCGTGGACAGCCCCTATATCGAGGGCGCCGCGCTGGCGCAGGCGCTGATCGACCGGCAGCGAGATATCAAGCCGCTGCACGGCGATCTGCATCACGAGAACATCATGCGCAGTGAACGCGGCTGGATCATCATCGACCCGGCAGGCCTGATCGGCGACGCGGCGCTTGATGTCGCCAACATGTTCTCCAATCCGCTCGACCGTTTCGACCTCACCCGCAGCGAAGCGCGCATCGCCTCCATGGCCGCAATCTTTGCGAAGGCGCTGCAACGGGATGAACGACTGTTGCTGCAATATGCCTTCGCTTATGGCTGCCTCTCGGCCGCCTGGCATGATGAAGACGGCAATGCCGAAGAGCGCGACAACGAGCTTGCTGTCGCGGCAGCCATCAAAAACGTACTTCGACAGTTCTGA
- the rpsI gene encoding 30S ribosomal protein S9, whose product MADLSSLKDLAPASEASAPVHVRKVDTLGRSYATGKRKNAVARVWVKAGSGKIIINGRDFTTYFARPVLQMILQQPIVAAARTGQFDIIATVAGGGLSGQAGAVRHGLSKALTYFEPGLRSVLKKGGFLTRDSRVVERKKYGKAKARRSFQFSKR is encoded by the coding sequence ATGGCCGATCTTTCCTCTCTGAAAGACCTCGCCCCGGCATCGGAAGCTTCGGCTCCCGTGCACGTCCGCAAGGTTGACACCCTCGGCCGCTCCTATGCGACCGGCAAGCGCAAGAACGCTGTAGCCCGCGTATGGGTCAAGGCCGGTTCTGGCAAGATCATCATCAACGGCCGCGATTTCACCACGTATTTCGCACGTCCGGTTCTGCAGATGATCCTCCAGCAGCCGATCGTCGCCGCTGCCCGTACGGGTCAGTTCGACATCATCGCCACCGTTGCCGGTGGTGGTCTCTCCGGTCAGGCCGGTGCCGTTCGTCACGGCCTGTCCAAGGCCCTCACCTACTTCGAACCGGGCCTGCGCTCCGTTCTGAAGAAGGGCGGCTTCCTGACCCGCGACAGCCGCGTTGTCGAGCGTAAGAAGTACGGTAAGGCCAAGGCCCGCCGTTCGTTCCAGTTCTCCAAGCGCTAA
- a CDS encoding EamA family transporter — translation MTIDILLLVLLGAMLHAGWNALVKSGTDKSLDASLIAAGAAACSLPFLPFLPLPSPVAVPFLVASAVLQFAYFRLVAAAYTIGDIGLVYPVMRGVAPLIVAATSSLFLSEVLSPLALAGIAIISAGILTLAFEARRGGGKAILVALLNAFVIASYTFVDGVGARLSGNAISYTLWMSLLPPVLLFGFAFFQRGVGPVMRHVGRNWWRGLIGGFGSILSYGLALYAMTKAPVAVVAALRETSILFALVISVVILKERASIWRYLAGGIIAAGVLVMRLG, via the coding sequence GTGACAATCGACATTCTTCTTCTGGTGCTTCTGGGCGCGATGCTGCATGCCGGATGGAATGCGCTGGTTAAATCGGGAACCGACAAATCACTGGATGCATCTCTGATCGCGGCGGGCGCTGCGGCCTGTTCGCTGCCCTTTCTGCCGTTCCTGCCGTTGCCCTCGCCTGTCGCCGTTCCTTTTCTGGTCGCGTCCGCCGTCCTGCAATTCGCTTACTTCCGCCTTGTGGCCGCCGCCTATACGATCGGTGACATCGGGCTCGTCTATCCCGTCATGCGCGGTGTTGCGCCTTTGATCGTTGCGGCGACGAGCAGCCTGTTCCTGAGCGAGGTTTTAAGTCCCCTCGCCCTCGCTGGCATTGCCATCATCTCCGCGGGCATCCTGACGCTCGCTTTCGAAGCCCGGCGGGGCGGTGGAAAGGCAATCCTCGTCGCCCTCCTCAATGCCTTCGTAATCGCCTCCTACACATTCGTGGATGGCGTTGGCGCAAGGCTCTCTGGCAACGCCATCTCCTATACGCTGTGGATGTCGCTTCTGCCGCCGGTACTTTTGTTCGGCTTCGCCTTTTTCCAGCGCGGCGTCGGGCCAGTCATGCGGCATGTCGGACGCAACTGGTGGCGCGGCCTGATCGGCGGCTTCGGATCCATTCTCTCTTATGGGCTCGCCCTTTACGCTATGACGAAGGCGCCCGTCGCCGTCGTCGCGGCGCTCCGAGAGACCTCCATTCTTTTTGCGCTGGTGATCTCCGTGGTTATCCTCAAGGAGCGCGCGAGCATCTGGCGTTACCTCGCCGGCGGCATCATTGCAGCGGGCGTTCTGGTGATGCGGCTAGGATAA
- a CDS encoding DUF2842 domain-containing protein, translating to MPPRLRSLIGTIVIICLVVAYAVVATAIASAALAQSPWWVHLAYFVFTGVLWILPAMLIIKWMAGPKKQD from the coding sequence ATGCCTCCTCGCCTCAGATCGCTTATCGGCACCATCGTCATCATCTGCCTCGTCGTCGCTTACGCCGTGGTGGCGACGGCCATTGCATCGGCAGCGCTCGCTCAATCGCCGTGGTGGGTGCATCTTGCGTATTTCGTATTCACTGGGGTTTTGTGGATACTGCCGGCCATGCTCATCATCAAATGGATGGCCGGGCCTAAAAAACAGGACTGA
- the uppC gene encoding polysaccharide export protein UppC, which yields MPLAGSRHVTALTLAVLTALSGCAAYQPAPRSFNEAALQPYHVDSGDRLRINVFEQTGLTNTYTVDQAGYVAFPLVGQVPARGKTLPQLEAAIAAKLRQGYLRDPDVTIEIDRYRPVFVMGEVGRPGQYSYVPGMTVQNAIAIAGGFSPRANQADVDVTRKINAEVLTGRIGITAPLLAGDTVYVRERFF from the coding sequence ATGCCGCTCGCCGGATCACGCCATGTCACCGCACTGACGCTTGCCGTTCTGACGGCCCTTTCCGGCTGTGCGGCGTATCAACCCGCGCCGAGGTCCTTCAATGAGGCCGCCCTGCAGCCATATCATGTGGATAGCGGCGACAGGCTGCGCATCAACGTCTTCGAACAGACGGGCCTGACCAACACCTATACGGTCGACCAGGCTGGTTACGTCGCCTTTCCTCTCGTGGGTCAGGTTCCCGCCCGCGGCAAGACGCTCCCGCAACTCGAAGCCGCCATCGCGGCCAAGCTTCGCCAGGGCTATCTGCGCGACCCTGATGTCACCATTGAAATCGATCGTTATCGCCCCGTCTTCGTCATGGGCGAAGTCGGCCGTCCGGGCCAGTATTCCTACGTCCCGGGCATGACGGTTCAGAACGCGATTGCCATTGCAGGCGGCTTCAGCCCCCGCGCCAACCAGGCCGATGTGGATGTTACGCGCAAGATCAATGCCGAGGTACTGACCGGCCGGATCGGTATCACCGCCCCGCTTCTGGCTGGTGACACCGTCTATGTTCGCGAACGCTTCTTCTGA
- the rplM gene encoding 50S ribosomal protein L13: MSTFVQKPAEVEKKWVIIDAEGLVVGRLATIVATRLRGKHKATYTPHVDDGDNVIVINAEKVALTGKKYSDKKYYWHTGHPGGIKERTARQIIEGRFPERVVEKAVERMIPRGPLGRRQMKNLRVYAGSNHPHEAQQPVVLDVAALNKKNVRSA; encoded by the coding sequence ATGTCTACTTTCGTTCAGAAGCCCGCTGAGGTGGAGAAGAAGTGGGTCATCATCGACGCCGAAGGCCTCGTTGTTGGTCGCCTCGCCACCATCGTTGCAACCCGCCTGCGCGGCAAGCACAAGGCTACCTACACCCCCCACGTTGATGATGGCGACAACGTCATCGTTATCAACGCGGAAAAGGTTGCCCTCACCGGCAAGAAGTATTCCGACAAGAAGTACTACTGGCACACCGGTCACCCGGGTGGCATCAAGGAGCGTACGGCTCGCCAGATCATCGAAGGCCGCTTCCCGGAGCGCGTCGTTGAAAAGGCCGTCGAGCGCATGATCCCGCGCGGTCCGCTCGGCCGTCGTCAGATGAAGAACCTGCGCGTTTACGCTGGTTCCAACCACCCGCACGAAGCACAGCAGCCGGTCGTTCTCGACGTTGCCGCGCTCAACAAGAAGAACGTAAGGAGCGCCTGA
- a CDS encoding GNAT family N-acetyltransferase, whose translation MAAEGPVFISERQAPTAVPNGRRGSDRLLIDLVRDAATIRADWERLESDPLNSLHQSFGWCSIWARTQNTPLLTLRGRRGGETVFLLPLEIVSEGGIRKAGFPGGRFNNINTGLFEASFAEREGEDIASAIAREAPKLLHGRADVLAFQNVPLIWRGRKNPLSHLASVENQNPAFQLPLFDSFEATLRQVNAKRRRKKFRIQRRRAEEMGGYSHIIARTQEEKCEILQAFFRQKAARFASQGIPDVFRDQGVKAFFHDLANLPEAETDALLELHAIRLHGANEGVVAAIAGLSRKQDHIICQFGSIDEAASECSPGELLFWLMIERACREKAALFDFGVGDQRYKRSWCPVFTVQHDIFLALTLKGRVAASGYVAIARMKSMIKSSPALYTLIQRLRAGWRKTDTAAGTD comes from the coding sequence ATGGCGGCTGAGGGGCCTGTCTTCATCAGCGAGAGGCAAGCACCCACCGCCGTCCCAAATGGGCGGCGCGGTTCCGATCGCCTGTTGATCGACCTCGTGAGGGATGCCGCCACCATTCGCGCCGATTGGGAGCGGCTGGAAAGCGACCCGCTCAATTCGCTTCATCAGAGTTTCGGCTGGTGCTCCATCTGGGCGCGGACGCAGAACACCCCGTTACTGACGCTTCGCGGACGGCGCGGCGGCGAGACTGTTTTTTTGCTGCCGCTCGAAATCGTGTCGGAAGGCGGCATTCGCAAGGCCGGTTTTCCCGGCGGCCGCTTCAACAATATCAATACCGGCCTTTTCGAGGCTTCTTTTGCGGAACGGGAGGGAGAGGACATCGCGTCCGCCATTGCGCGGGAGGCGCCGAAGCTGCTGCATGGCCGGGCGGATGTTCTGGCATTTCAGAATGTACCGCTGATATGGCGCGGCAGGAAAAACCCTCTGTCACACCTTGCCTCCGTCGAAAACCAGAATCCCGCCTTCCAGCTTCCTCTTTTCGATAGTTTCGAAGCTACACTTCGGCAGGTCAATGCCAAGAGGCGGCGCAAGAAGTTCCGTATCCAGAGGCGCAGGGCCGAGGAAATGGGTGGCTACAGCCACATCATCGCGCGGACACAAGAGGAAAAATGCGAAATCCTGCAGGCCTTTTTCCGTCAAAAAGCGGCGCGTTTCGCCTCGCAGGGCATACCCGACGTCTTCCGCGACCAGGGGGTGAAAGCGTTCTTCCACGATCTGGCCAATTTGCCGGAAGCGGAAACTGACGCCCTGCTGGAGCTGCACGCCATTCGCCTTCATGGCGCAAATGAAGGTGTCGTCGCCGCGATTGCCGGGCTTTCGCGCAAGCAGGATCACATCATCTGCCAGTTCGGTTCCATCGATGAGGCAGCCTCTGAGTGCAGCCCCGGCGAGTTGCTGTTCTGGCTGATGATTGAGCGGGCCTGCCGAGAAAAAGCCGCCCTCTTCGACTTCGGTGTCGGAGACCAGCGTTATAAGCGCAGCTGGTGCCCGGTTTTCACCGTGCAGCACGACATATTTCTGGCGTTAACGCTGAAAGGTCGGGTTGCTGCCTCCGGTTACGTGGCCATTGCCCGCATGAAGAGCATGATCAAATCGAGCCCTGCCCTCTATACGCTCATTCAGCGTCTTCGCGCAGGATGGCGCAAGACCGACACGGCCGCCGGCACCGACTGA
- a CDS encoding CoA-binding protein — MQHDHYEPDYIRKILTDVKTIALLGASPNPGRPSHGVMRFLLSKGYRVFPVNPGQAGKEILGQKVYARLADIPEPVDMVDVFRARDYLSAIVEEAIVLPERPSVIWGQLSVRDDNAAAKAEAYGMDVVMDRCPAIEYPRLNITR, encoded by the coding sequence ATGCAGCATGATCATTACGAGCCCGACTACATCAGGAAAATTCTCACCGACGTCAAAACGATTGCGCTGCTCGGCGCGTCCCCTAACCCGGGCCGGCCGAGCCACGGCGTGATGCGCTTTCTGCTGTCAAAGGGTTACCGTGTGTTTCCCGTCAATCCCGGTCAGGCTGGCAAGGAGATATTGGGCCAGAAGGTCTACGCACGGCTCGCCGATATTCCCGAGCCCGTGGATATGGTCGACGTCTTTCGTGCGCGGGATTATCTGTCGGCTATCGTTGAAGAGGCGATAGTACTGCCGGAGCGACCGTCGGTGATATGGGGCCAGCTTTCCGTTCGCGATGACAACGCCGCAGCCAAGGCGGAAGCCTACGGCATGGATGTCGTGATGGACCGTTGCCCCGCAATTGAGTATCCGCGTCTCAATATTACAAGATAG
- the argC gene encoding N-acetyl-gamma-glutamyl-phosphate reductase, with the protein MTAKIFIDGEHGTTGLQIRTRLAGRRDIELLSIPEAERRNAAMREDMLNNADISILCLPDDASREAVSMVAGNNNVRIIDTSTAYRVHQDWAYGFAEMDKDQGEKVRSARLVANPGCYPTGAIALLRPLRAAGLLPDGYPVSVNAVSGYTGGGKQMIAQMEDQSRDDAISANNFLYGLTLKHKHVPEMTIHGQLDRAPLFSPSVGRFPQGMIVQVPLFAADLAEGTDIETIHAALTAHYAGQDIVSVVPLSESKGLARIDAEELAGKDTMKLFVFGTEDGEHINLVALLDNLGKGASGAAVQNMELMLSA; encoded by the coding sequence ATGACAGCGAAGATCTTCATCGATGGCGAACACGGCACCACGGGTCTGCAGATCCGCACGCGCCTTGCCGGTCGCCGCGATATCGAGCTGCTGTCCATTCCGGAAGCCGAGCGTCGCAATGCGGCGATGCGCGAGGATATGCTCAACAATGCCGACATTTCGATCCTGTGCCTGCCCGACGATGCGTCGCGGGAAGCGGTCTCTATGGTCGCTGGCAACAATAATGTCCGCATCATCGATACCTCGACCGCCTATCGCGTCCATCAGGACTGGGCCTATGGCTTTGCCGAAATGGATAAGGATCAGGGCGAAAAGGTTCGTTCCGCTCGCCTCGTCGCCAATCCGGGCTGCTACCCGACCGGTGCGATCGCACTTCTGCGCCCCCTGCGCGCCGCTGGGCTCCTGCCCGACGGTTATCCTGTCAGCGTCAACGCGGTTTCCGGTTACACTGGCGGCGGCAAGCAGATGATCGCGCAGATGGAAGACCAGAGCCGCGACGACGCCATCAGCGCCAACAATTTCCTGTATGGCCTGACGCTCAAGCACAAGCATGTGCCGGAAATGACGATTCATGGCCAGCTCGACCGCGCGCCGCTGTTTTCGCCCTCTGTCGGTCGCTTCCCGCAAGGCATGATCGTCCAGGTGCCGCTGTTCGCGGCCGACTTGGCGGAAGGCACTGATATCGAAACGATCCATGCGGCACTCACCGCCCACTATGCGGGACAGGATATCGTCAGCGTCGTACCTCTGTCCGAGAGCAAGGGGTTGGCGCGTATCGATGCCGAGGAATTGGCTGGCAAGGACACGATGAAGCTCTTCGTCTTCGGTACCGAGGACGGTGAGCATATCAATCTCGTGGCGCTGCTTGACAATCTCGGCAAAGGCGCATCCGGTGCTGCCGTGCAGAACATGGAACTGATGCTCTCTGCATGA
- the speB gene encoding agmatinase, with protein MPSKTIDHAFTATSLTSAATDPTHAGVLSFMRRRYTKNLKGVSTVVWGIPFDAATSNRPGARFGPQAIRRASAIFDNDPQYPFARDLFAHMPTVDYGDCLLDYGNHWKTPDTIEKEARSIISKTDYLLTLGGDHFITWPLLKAHVAKHGPLALVQFDAHQDTWFDDGKRIDHGSFVARAVRDGLIDADRSIQIGIRTHAPEDFGIRILHGYEVEEMRASDIASLIVKHTAGMPAYLTFDIDCLDPAFAPGTGTPVAGGPTSAKILSVLRGLGQLDIRGSDVVEIAPAYDHADITAIAGATVAMYMLGLRAERLAKAG; from the coding sequence ATGCCATCCAAAACAATCGACCACGCCTTCACCGCGACGAGCCTTACATCGGCCGCTACCGACCCCACCCATGCGGGCGTGCTGTCCTTCATGCGGCGGAGATATACGAAAAACCTCAAGGGTGTTTCGACGGTCGTGTGGGGGATCCCGTTTGATGCCGCGACATCCAATCGTCCCGGCGCGCGTTTCGGGCCGCAAGCGATCCGCCGCGCCTCGGCGATCTTCGACAATGATCCGCAATATCCCTTCGCGCGCGATCTTTTTGCGCATATGCCGACCGTCGATTATGGCGACTGCCTGCTTGACTACGGCAACCACTGGAAAACGCCTGACACGATCGAGAAGGAAGCGCGGTCGATCATCTCCAAGACGGATTATCTGCTGACGCTGGGCGGCGATCATTTCATTACCTGGCCGTTGCTGAAGGCCCATGTCGCCAAGCACGGGCCCCTGGCGTTGGTGCAGTTCGACGCGCATCAGGATACCTGGTTTGACGATGGCAAGCGCATCGATCATGGTTCCTTCGTGGCGCGCGCTGTGCGGGATGGGTTGATCGACGCGGATCGATCCATCCAGATTGGCATCCGCACCCACGCCCCGGAAGATTTCGGCATCCGCATTCTCCACGGTTACGAGGTGGAAGAAATGCGGGCGAGCGATATCGCTTCGCTGATCGTCAAGCACACGGCTGGCATGCCTGCCTACCTGACCTTCGATATCGATTGCCTCGACCCCGCCTTTGCACCGGGAACAGGCACGCCTGTGGCTGGTGGGCCGACCAGTGCGAAAATTCTCTCCGTTTTGCGCGGGCTTGGCCAGCTCGATATTCGCGGCTCTGATGTGGTGGAGATCGCACCCGCTTATGACCACGCGGATATTACCGCCATTGCCGGAGCGACCGTTGCAATGTATATGCTTGGCCTGCGCGCCGAACGGCTGGCCAAGGCTGGCTGA
- a CDS encoding COX15/CtaA family protein, which produces MRSNSVTLAHGSAEVVVEAALQKQEKDRRLLRIWLRVVLFTLFCLVLVGGATRLTESGLSITEWKPIHGAIPPLSVAEWEEEFQLYKRIPQYQEINKGMSLDEFKTIFWWEWAHRLLARTIGIIFALPLAYFWLSGRIEKRLRLPLVGLLALGGFQGFIGWWMVSSGLVNRTDVSQYRLATHLTIACLIFAGCMWILRGLSHHSPDAANEKTGRGFAALLTVLCLFQIYLGALVAGLNAGLSYNTWPLMDGSLVPGDLFLQQPWWINLFENPKTVQFIHRLGAYTLFAATLWHMASMARALPGTPHARRAVLFFVLVSIQAALGVTTLLLHVDIHVALAHQGMALFVLGFAVAHWRGFIGEYPAPVSVEVRD; this is translated from the coding sequence ATGCGTTCGAACAGCGTAACGTTGGCACATGGTTCGGCGGAAGTGGTGGTGGAGGCTGCCCTGCAGAAACAGGAGAAGGACCGTCGACTGCTGCGGATCTGGCTGCGGGTCGTGCTTTTCACGCTGTTCTGTCTGGTTCTCGTCGGCGGGGCGACGCGGCTCACCGAATCCGGCCTGTCCATCACCGAGTGGAAGCCGATCCACGGCGCCATCCCGCCGCTTTCCGTCGCTGAGTGGGAAGAGGAATTCCAGCTCTACAAGCGCATCCCCCAATATCAGGAAATCAACAAGGGCATGTCGCTCGACGAGTTCAAAACGATCTTCTGGTGGGAGTGGGCGCATCGCCTGCTCGCCCGCACGATCGGCATCATCTTCGCCCTGCCGCTTGCTTACTTCTGGCTGAGCGGCCGCATCGAAAAACGTCTGCGCCTGCCACTCGTCGGTCTTCTTGCCCTTGGCGGTTTTCAAGGTTTTATCGGCTGGTGGATGGTATCATCAGGCCTCGTCAACCGCACCGATGTCTCGCAATATCGTCTCGCCACGCATCTGACGATCGCCTGCCTTATCTTTGCGGGTTGCATGTGGATTCTGCGCGGACTGTCGCACCATTCGCCTGATGCCGCCAATGAAAAGACGGGCAGGGGCTTTGCGGCCTTGTTGACGGTTCTCTGTCTTTTCCAGATTTATCTCGGCGCGCTGGTGGCAGGGCTGAATGCCGGCCTTTCCTACAATACCTGGCCGTTGATGGATGGCTCGCTGGTGCCGGGCGATCTTTTCCTGCAGCAGCCTTGGTGGATCAACCTTTTCGAAAATCCGAAGACGGTTCAGTTCATCCATCGTCTGGGTGCTTACACACTGTTTGCCGCCACGCTGTGGCATATGGCATCAATGGCCCGCGCCTTGCCCGGCACGCCACACGCCCGACGCGCAGTGCTTTTCTTCGTGCTCGTCTCCATTCAGGCCGCGCTGGGCGTCACCACGCTTTTGCTGCATGTGGATATCCATGTCGCGCTCGCCCATCAGGGCATGGCGCTGTTCGTGCTGGGCTTTGCGGTCGCCCATTGGCGCGGTTTCATCGGAGAATATCCCGCGCCCGTTTCGGTCGAAGTCAGGGACTGA
- the uppB gene encoding polysaccharide biosynthesis protein UppB, giving the protein MNGDRMDDRDVDIDLAQLVAAIWRRKGRIAAITLLAGGCAFVIASMMAPAYKGEARLLIESRAASFGASQQSNAPAEPVLDELTVSSQVQILQSVDLIKQVAKDMKLYELDEFDPDAHPSLISRMLIAVGIKKDPLQVLPEERVLKAFREKLQVYQVESSRVITVEFSSEDPKLAAAIPNEMMKAYIALQSGAKLGTSTEAARWLEPEIASLREKVRDADRKVADYRASSDLLSAGQGETLATRQLSDISTELGRIRGERANAEARAEGVRNALASGRPLDTFPDVVGSPTIQRLKENETTIRSQISDLSSSLLEGHPRIRALRNQLSGIERQIQEETRKVLASLENEANVSRLRERQLVQQLNVLKSESVRAGEQQVGLNDLEREAAAQRQLLETYLARYREATSRAGSAESTPADARVISTAVEPREPYFPKTGAITIVVTLAAFLLSCIVVMLVELFTGRALKPVGRSQVPPRSDPPPSRARVDEELAADLPEKPTAAARETTPPAAVEVVPAAAYKSAIAEAASAPMMPVAVAPAPHRQEPAAATPAASENAHDDAETSEDFSIDAVAAYLATRLAKPVAAVVSPAGDSGSTTTVMLARALSELGRSVVLVDMTASACPTRLMAPETGLPGVMDLLAGAAAFGETIHGDRLSDAHIVPRGNAQPREAMRAIDRLTMILGALSDAYDTVLVECGAVQISSLGKMLRNLPAEIVVSVPGKDSDLLEQTLGELDAAGYEEALPMTGMRKPGHRSAA; this is encoded by the coding sequence ATGAACGGCGATCGCATGGATGACAGGGATGTGGATATAGATCTTGCGCAGCTTGTCGCGGCCATCTGGCGGCGCAAGGGACGGATCGCCGCGATTACGCTTCTGGCCGGCGGCTGCGCATTTGTGATCGCCAGCATGATGGCGCCTGCCTACAAGGGCGAGGCGCGTCTGCTTATCGAATCCCGTGCCGCCTCCTTCGGCGCATCGCAGCAGTCGAACGCCCCGGCTGAACCGGTTCTGGATGAGCTGACCGTTTCGAGCCAGGTGCAAATCCTCCAATCGGTCGATCTCATCAAGCAGGTCGCCAAGGACATGAAGCTTTATGAACTGGATGAGTTCGATCCGGACGCTCATCCGTCGCTGATCTCCCGGATGCTGATCGCCGTTGGCATCAAGAAGGACCCGCTTCAGGTCCTGCCCGAAGAACGGGTCCTGAAGGCGTTCCGTGAAAAACTGCAAGTCTATCAGGTTGAAAGTTCGCGCGTCATCACGGTCGAGTTCTCGTCGGAGGACCCGAAACTCGCCGCTGCAATCCCGAATGAAATGATGAAGGCCTATATCGCGTTGCAAAGCGGCGCGAAGCTTGGCACCAGCACGGAAGCGGCGCGTTGGCTTGAGCCTGAAATCGCCAGTCTTCGCGAAAAAGTGCGGGATGCCGACAGGAAAGTCGCGGATTATCGCGCGTCATCCGACCTCCTATCGGCGGGGCAGGGCGAGACGCTCGCCACGCGGCAATTGAGCGATATATCGACCGAACTTGGCCGCATCCGCGGTGAGCGTGCCAATGCAGAAGCGCGGGCGGAAGGCGTGCGCAACGCCCTGGCCAGCGGTCGCCCGCTCGATACCTTTCCCGACGTGGTAGGATCTCCGACGATCCAGCGGCTCAAAGAAAACGAAACGACGATCCGCAGCCAGATTTCCGATCTCTCGTCCTCGCTTCTTGAGGGCCACCCGCGCATCCGGGCGCTACGCAACCAGCTATCCGGCATCGAGCGCCAGATTCAGGAAGAAACCCGCAAGGTACTTGCGAGCCTGGAGAATGAAGCGAACGTATCGCGCCTGCGCGAGCGGCAGCTTGTGCAGCAATTGAATGTGCTGAAGTCGGAAAGCGTGCGCGCCGGCGAACAGCAGGTGGGCCTCAACGACCTGGAGCGCGAAGCGGCCGCACAGAGACAGCTTCTCGAAACCTATCTCGCCCGTTATCGCGAGGCGACGTCGCGCGCCGGTTCGGCAGAGTCGACGCCAGCAGATGCGCGCGTCATCTCGACGGCAGTGGAGCCGCGCGAACCCTATTTCCCGAAGACCGGCGCTATCACCATCGTCGTGACGCTGGCGGCCTTCCTCTTGTCATGCATCGTCGTCATGCTGGTGGAGCTGTTTACCGGACGCGCCTTGAAGCCGGTTGGCAGAAGCCAGGTTCCACCCCGTTCCGATCCACCGCCCTCGCGTGCGAGGGTTGATGAGGAATTGGCTGCCGATTTGCCCGAAAAGCCGACTGCCGCAGCGCGGGAAACCACACCGCCGGCCGCGGTAGAGGTGGTCCCGGCTGCGGCGTATAAGTCCGCTATCGCAGAAGCGGCCTCCGCCCCGATGATGCCCGTGGCGGTCGCTCCGGCCCCGCACAGGCAAGAGCCGGCCGCTGCCACGCCGGCCGCCTCTGAAAACGCGCACGATGATGCGGAGACATCCGAGGATTTCTCGATCGATGCCGTCGCGGCTTATCTTGCGACCCGCCTTGCCAAACCGGTTGCGGCCGTTGTGTCTCCGGCCGGTGATAGCGGTTCCACGACAACTGTCATGCTGGCGCGCGCGCTCTCGGAACTCGGTCGCTCGGTCGTTCTCGTCGATATGACGGCGTCTGCCTGTCCCACGCGGCTGATGGCGCCCGAAACCGGACTTCCCGGCGTCATGGACCTTCTCGCCGGCGCTGCCGCCTTCGGCGAAACCATTCATGGCGACCGTCTGTCCGACGCTCATATCGTGCCGCGCGGCAATGCGCAGCCGCGGGAGGCCATGCGCGCGATCGATCGCCTGACGATGATACTCGGCGCGCTCTCGGACGCTTACGATACGGTTCTCGTCGAGTGCGGCGCGGTGCAGATTTCAAGCCTTGGAAAAATGCTGCGCAACCTGCCAGCCGAAATCGTCGTTTCGGTTCCCGGCAAGGACAGCGATCTTCTCGAGCAGACACTGGGTGAACTGGATGCCGCAGGTTATGAAGAGGCACTGCCGATGACCGGCATGCGCAAGCCTGGCCATCGCAGCGCGGCCTGA